In Streptomyces sp. NBC_01381, the sequence GAAGTACTCCAGGTCGGCGGAGAGGTTCGTGCCGGAGACGTAGAAGATGTCCTGACTGGCCGAGCCGACGAGGACCTTGATGTCCTTGTTCGTCTTGGCCACCTTGCGCAGCCGCTCGGCCGCGGCCTCGAAGCGCTTCTTCGCCTTGACGACCTTGTCGGCCTTCACGTCGGCGCCCAGCGACTCGGCGAGCGCGAGCAGGCGCTGCAGGGGCTCGGTCATCTTGCGGTCGAAGACGCTGATGCCGGCGCTCGGGGCGAGCTTGAGGATCTTGTCCTTGCTCTCCTCGGGGACGGACCAGAGGGTGCCCGCGTCGTCGAACATCGTGGAGACGAGGAGGTCGGGGGCGAGGCCCGCGTACTTCTCGATGTTGAACTTGCCCCACTCGTTGCCGAGGATCGTCAGCTTGCTGATGTCCATGTCGCCGGCCTGGACGTCGGGCTTGCCGTCCTTGGTCTTCGTCGGGCCGAAGACGCCCTTGACCTCGATGCCGTAGTCGAAGAGGGCGGCGGCGACGCTGGTGAAGGCGACGATGTTCTTCGGCGTGGACTTGCTCTTGGCGGTCGTGCCGCGGTCGTCCTTGAAGCTCCAGGGCCCGGAGTCCGAGGCGCCCGCCTTGCCCGAACCACCCTTTTTGTCATCGCCGCAGGCTGCCAGCAGGGCCGTGAGGCCAAGGGCGCCGCCGGCGGCGAGTATGCCGCGACGGGAGGGCTGAGGGAGGCGGGCGTGGGACATGAGGGTCTCTGCTTTCGTGAGGACGGCGACGGGCCACTGGCCGGAACTAGCGCTTAGGTTAACCTAACCTAAGGCGATGTCCAGTGGCCCCTGGCGCCTGCCCTCGGGGACCCGGTCCTACTCGGTTCCCGTCGGTCCCGGTCGGTCCCAGTCGGTCCCAGTCGGTCCTAGGCGGTGAAGCCCAACTCCCGGGCGATCAGCATCCGCTGCACCTCGCTGGTCCCCTCCCCGATCTCCAGGATCTTGGAGTCGCGCCACATCCGGGCCACCGGGTACTCATTCATGAAGCCGTACCCGCCATGAATCTGCGTGGCCTCACGCGCGTTGTCGACGGCGACCGTCGACGAGTACAGCTTCGCGATCGCCGCCTGCTTCTTGAACGGCTCCCCGCTCACCAGGCGCGACGCCGCGTCCCGCCAGCCGACCCGCGCCATGTGCGCCCGCGTCTCCATGTCGGCGATCTTGAACTGGATCGCCTGGTTCGCCCCGATCGGCTTCCCGAAGGCGTGCCGCTCCTTCGCGTACTTCACGGACTCGTCGACACAGCCCTGCGCGAGGCCCGTGGCGAGCGCGGAGATCGCGATCCGGCCCTCGTCCAGGATCCGCAGGAACTGGGCGTAGCCGCGGCCCTCTTCGCCGAGCAGGTTCGCCGCGGGGACCCGGACGTCGGAGAAGGCCAGTTCACGGGTGTCCGAGGCGTTCCACCCCACCTTCGAGTACGGGGCGGCCACCGTGAAGCCGGGCGTCCCGGACGGCACGATGATCGCGGAGATCAGCGGCCGGCCGTCCGGCTTGCGGCCGGTGACGGCGGTGACGGTGACCAGACCCGTGATGTCCGTACCGGAGTTGGTGATGAAGCACTTGGAGCCGTTGATCACCCACTCGTCGCCCTCGCGCACCGCGGTGGTCCGCGTGCCGCCCGCGTCCGAGCCGCCGTCCGGCTCGGTCAGGCCGAAGGCGCCGAGCAGTTCACCGGAACAGAGCCGGGGCAGCCACTCGCGCTTCTGCTCCTCCGTACCGAAGAGGTGGATCGGCATCGCGCCAAGCGAGACGCCCGCCTCCAGGGTGATCGCCACGGAGGAGTCGACCCGCGCCAGCTCTTCGAGCGCGATGCCGAGGGCGAGATAGTCGCCGCCCATCCCGCCGTACTCCTCGGGGAAGGGCAGTCCGAACAGGCCCATGCGGCCCATCTCGCGGACGATCTCGTACGGGAACTCATGGCGTTCGTAGAGGTCGCCGATCTTCGGGGCGACGACGTCGTGCGCGAACTCCTCGACGGTGCGGCGGAGTTCCTCGTGCTCGGGGGACAGACGGTGGTCCATCGTTCTTCACTGCTCCTGGTGGGAGGCGCCCGTCAGGGCACGGACGGTGCGGGAGGGGCTGGGTCGGCCCAGTTGTCCGGCCATCCACGCGCTGGTGGCGGTGAGACGGCCGAGATCGACGCCGGTCTCGATACCGAGGCCGTCGAGCATCCATACGAGGTCTTCGGTGGCGAGGTTGCCGGTGGCGCTCTTCGCGTACGGGCAGCCGCCGAGGCCGCCGGCCGACGCGTCCACCGTGCGCACCCCGTGCTGCAGGGCGGCCAGGGTGTTGGAGAGCGCCTGGCCGTACGTGTCGTGGAAGTGCACGCCGATGCGGTCGGTGGGCACGCCCTCCTCGTTCAGCTCGGCGAGCAGCGCCAGGACATGGCCCGGTGTCGCCACACCGATCGTGTCGCCGAGGCTGAGCTCCTCGCAGCCCATGTCGAGGAGTGCCTTCGCGGTGCGGACGACCTGGGCGATGGGCACGGGGCCCTCCCAGGGGTCGCCGAAGCACATGGAGAGATAGCCCCGGACGTGCACCTTCTGCTCGCGTGCGCGGGCCACCACCGGCTCGGACATCGCGAGCGCCTCGTCCATCGTGCGGTTGAGGTTGGCCTTGGCGAAGGACTCGGTGGCGCTGACGAAGACGGCGACATTGCGGGCGCCGAGGGCCAGGGCCCGGTCGAGTCCCCTGCCGTTGGGCACGAGGACCGGGAGCTTCGCGTCCACGTCCCCCAGGAGGGGGAACAGCTGCTCCGCGTCGGCCAGTTGGGGCACCCACTTGGGGTGCACGAAGCTGGTCGCCTCGACGGTGGTGAGTCCCGCGTCCGCGAGGCGGTGGATGAACTCCGCCTTGATCTCCGTGGGGACGACCGATTTCTCGTTCTGCAGGCCGTCGCGTGCGCCCACCTCGTAGATACGGACGCGGGGCGGCAGATCCTGGGTGGGGACGACCATGGGGAGGCCGGTCTTGGCTGGGGTGGTCATTTCTTGTCCTCCTCCGGCTCGTCGGGGAGCACCACGGCCAGGACCTGGTCCATGGCGACGGTCGAGCCAGGCGTGACGTCCAGTTCGGCGACGGTGCCCGCGTGCGGGGCGGAAATGACGTGCTCCATCTTCATGGCCTCCACGACAAGGAGGCTCTGGCCCGCGGTCACGTGATCGCCGGTGGAGACCTTGACGACGGTGACCGTGCCGGGCATGGGGGCGGTGAGGGCGTCGGCCCCGCTGTGGGCGGCGCCGCTCAGGTTCGCCGCCACGGGGTCGTGGTCCTGGACGTGCCAGGCGTCGCCGTCCCGGCCCAGCCAGTCGCCGGCCCGGTGGAAGGTGTGGGTGAGGCCCTCCAGATGGACCGTGACGCTGCCGGGCTCCACGGTGCGCGGACCCTCGGCGGCGATGTGCGCGACGGGGTCGTGTCCCGGTACGCGCAGCCAGTGCGTCAGCGGTGCCGGGGTGCCACCGAGCCGCCAGCCCGCCGGCACCGAGAAGGGGTCGCGCCAGCCGTCACCGGTGGGTTCCAGGGCGGTGGTGCGGGCCGCTGCGGCGGCTTCGTACACCTCGTCGGGCACTCCATCGGGCACCAGGTCGTCCGCTTCCCGCTCGACGAGTCCCGTGTCCAAGTCCCCGGCGACCACCGCCGGGTGGGCGAGGAGCCGCCGCAGGAAGCCCGCGTTCGTCGGCACCCCCAGCGTCACCGTCCGGGCGAGCGCGGCCCGCAGCTTCCGCAGCGCCGTCGCGCGGTCGGGGCCGTACGCGATGACCTTCGACAGCATCGGGTCGTACAGACTCCCGACCTCCGTGCCCTCGCTCAGCCCCGAGTCGGTCCGCACGCCGTCGCCCTGCGGCTCGTGCAGCGCGAGCACGGTGCCGCCGGAGGGCAGGAAGCCGCGCGAGGGGTCCTCCGCGCAGATGCGGGCCTCGATCGCGTGGCCCGTGAGGGTGATGTCCTGCTGTGCGTACGGGAGTTCCTCCCCGGCCGCCACCCGCAGCTGCCACTCCACCAGGTCGAGGCCCGTGATCAGCTCCGTCACCGGATGCTCCACCTGGAGCCGGGTGTTCATCTCCATGAAGTAGTACGACGAGGGGTCCTTGCCCGGCACGATGAACTCCACCGTGCCCGCGCCCGCGTACCCGCAGGAGCGTGCCGCCTGGACCGCCGCCTCGCCCATCGCGGCGCGCGTGGCCTCGTCCAGGAGGACGCTCGGCGCCTCCTCGATGATCTTCTGGTGGCGGCGCTGGAGGGAGCATTCGCGCTCGCCGAGGTGGATCACATGGCCGTGGCCGTCCGCGAGGACCTGGATCTCGATGTGCCGGGGGCGGTCGATCCACCGCTCCACGAGCAGCGTGTCGTCGCCGAAGGAGGCGCGTGCCTCGCGCCGGGCGGCCGCGATCTCGTCCGCGAGGAGCGCGGCGTCCCGCACCAGGCGCATGCCCTTGCCGCCGCCGCCCGCGGAGGGCTTGAGCAGGACGGGGGTGCCGATCTCCCGTGCCGCTTCGGCCAGTTGGGCATCGGTCAGGCCACTGCCCGAAGAGCCCGGCACGACCGGGACGCCGGCCGCCTTGACCGTCTCCTTGGCGCGGATCTTGTCGCCCATCAGGGAGATGGCCTCGGCGGGCGGGCCGATGAAGGTGAGCCCGGCGGCCGCGCAGGCCCGCGCGAACTCCGCGTTCTCCGCGAGGAATCCATAGCCGGGGTGCACCGCCTGCGCGCCCGTCCGGGCCGCGGCCTCAAGGAGGCGCTCCACGGACAGATAGCTCTCGGCGGCCGGCGCGGGACCGATCCGTACGGCCGTGTCCGCCTCGCGCACATGCCGCGCGTCCGCGTCCGCGTCGCTGAACACGGCGACCGAGCGGACGCCGAGCGCCCGCAGCGTACGGATGACGCGGACCGCGATCTCGCCTCGGTTGGCGACCAGCACGGTGTCGAACATCGTCCCTCTTCCCGGTGTGGTCCTCTGGTGGAAGCCGCTCATCGTCCGCCCCTCACATCCGGAAGACGCCGAAGCCGGGCTCGCCCAGCGGGGCCTCGGCGCAGGCGGTCAGGGCGAGGCCGAGGACCTGCCGGGTCTCCATGGGGTCGATCACGCCGTCGTCCCACAGGCGTGCCGTCGCGTAGTAGGCATTCCCCTGCTGTTCGTACTGGGCGCGGACCGGGTCCTTGAAGGCCTCCTCGTCGGCCGCCGACCACTCCTCGCCGCGCCCCTCCAACTGGTCGCGCTTGACGGTCGCGAGGACCGACGCGGCCTGCTCGCCGCCCATCACGGAGATCTTGGCGTTCGGCCACATCCACAGGAAGCGGGGGGAGTAGGCACGGCCGCACATCGAGTAGTTCCCCGCGCCGTAAGAACCGCCGACCACCACCGTCAGCTTCGGCACGCGCGTGCAGGCCACGGCCGTCACCATCTTCGCGCCGTGCTTGGCGATGCCGCCCGCCTCATAGTCTCTGCCGACCATGAACCCCGAGATGTTCTGCAGGAAGACCAGGGGGATGCCGCGCTGGTCGCACAGCTCGATGAAGTGGGCGCCCTTCTGGGCGGATTCGGAGAACAGGATGCCGTTGTTGGCGATGATGCCGACCGGGTGGCCGTGGATGTGGGCGAAGCCCGTCACCAGCGTCTGGCCGTACTCCGCCTTGAACTCGGCGAAGCGCGAGCCGTCGACCACGCGCGCGATGACTTCCCGGACGTCATAAGGGGTGCGGGAGTCCGTCGGCACCGCTCCATAGAGCCCCAGCGGGTCGACCTTGGGCTCCTCCACTGCCCGGACGGACCACGGCAGTTCGCCGCGCTCGGGGAGCGTGGAGACGATCGTGCGGACGATCCGCAGGGCGTGCGCGTCGTCCTCCGCGAGGTGGTCGGTCACTCCGGAGACGCGGGAGTGGACCTCGCCGCCGCCCAGCTCCTCGGCCGTCACGACCTCGCCGGTCGCGGCCTTCACCAGGGGCGGGCCGCCGAGGAAGATCGTGCCCTGATTGCGGACGATCACCGCCTCGTCGCTCATCGCCGGGACATACGCCCCGCCCGCCGTGCACGAGCCGAGGACGGCCGCGATCTGCGGGACGCCCGCGCCGGACATCCGCGCCTGGTTGTAGAAGATCCGCCCGAAGTGCTCGCGGTCCGGGAAGACGTCGTCCTGCATGGGCAGGAAGGCGCCGCCCGAATCCACCAAGTAGAGACAGGGGAGGCGGTTCTCCAGGGCCACCTCCTGGGCCCGCAGGTGCTTCTTCACCGTCATCGGGTAGTACGTCCCGCCCTTGACGGTGGCGTCGTTGGCGACGATCACGCAGGTGCGCCCGGAGACCCGGCCGATCCCGGCGATGACGCCGGCGGCCGGAGCGTCCCCGCCGTACAGCCCGTCGGCCGCGAGCGGCGCCAGCTCCAGGAAGGGCGAGCCGGGGTCGAGCAGTGCGTCCACGCGGTCGCGGGGCAGCAGTTTGCCGCGCGCGACATGGCGGGCGCGCGCCCGCTCGCCGCCGCCGAGCCTGGCCGCCGCGAGCTTGGCCCGCAGGCCTTCGACGAGGGCGGTGTGCGCCGCCTCGTTCGTCCGCCATGCCTCGGACGCGGGATCAGCCGCGCTCCCAAGGACTGGTGCCTGCTGCATCCGTCGAGCCCCCTTGCTCGGTTAATGAGCGTTAACGCGTTTCCTCCAGGTTAACGAGCGCTAACCGACCTGTCTAGAATTAATTTCATGGCCACCAGAACCGATGCCCCCACCCGCCGCGAGCAGATCCTCAGAGAGGCCGCGCGGCTCTTCGCCGAGCGGGGTTTCCACGGCGTCGGCGTGGACGAGATAGGAGCCGCCGTCGGCATCAGCGGGCCCGGCCTCTACCGGCACTTCGCGGGCAAGGACGCGATGCTCGCCGAGCTGCTCGTCGGCATCAGCGGCCAGCTCCTGACGGGCGGCAAGCGGTGCGTGGCCGACACGGACGGCTCGCCGGAGCGGGTCCTCGACTCGCTCATCGAGGGGCACATCGACTTCGCGCTCGACGACCGCTCCCTGATCACCCTGCACGACCGCGAGCTCGACCGCCTGCGGGACAGCGACCGCAAGCTGGTCCGCCAGCTCCAGCGGCAGTACGTGGAGATCTGGGTCGACGTGGTGCGCAAGGTCTACCCGGACCTCGCCGAGAACGCGGCGCGGGTCGCCGTGCACGCGGTCTTCGGCCTGCTCAACTCCACGCCGCACCTGAGCCGCCGCGACGCGCTGCCCAGTCGCACGGCGATGGCGGAGCTGCTGCACCGTCTCGCGCGCGGGGCGTTCGCCTCGGCGGTGGCGCCCACGGCGTGACGAGGGGGCGCCCCCAGCGTGACGGGAGCGACAGACGCTCTCTCTGGACGGCCTCGTGACCGGCGGGTAACGTTGCTCTGAGCAAGCGCTTAGTCCGTTCTTGGACCACAGTCGCAGCCGCTGGGGCCGTCGTAGCAGAGGGAGTTTTCCGTGCGCCGTACCGTTTTCAATGAGGACCACGAGGCGTTCCGGGAGACCCTGCGCGCCTTCATCGAGGCCGAGGTCGTCCCCGTCCACGACGAGTGGTTCGCCGCCGGTGAGGTGCCGCGCGAGTTCTACTACAAGCTCGCCGAGCTCGGCCTCTTCGGCATCAACGTCCCGGAGGAGTTCGGCGGCGCCGGTATGGACTCGCACAAGTTCGAGGCCATCCAGTACGAGGAGACCTCCCGCGCGGGCGTCACCTTCGGCGGCTCCGGCGTGCACGTGCTGCTCGCCCTGCCGTACATCAAGATGCTCGCCACCGACGAGCAGAAGAAGCGCTACCTGGAGAAGTTCGTCTCCGCCGAGGAGATGTGGGCCCTCGCGATGACCGAGCCGGGCACCGGCTCCGACGTCGCGGGCATGAAGACCACCGCCAAGCTCTCCGAGGACGGCACCCACTACGTCCTCAACGGCTCCAAGACCTTCATCACCGGCGGCGTGCACGCCGACCGCGTGATCGTCTGCGCCCGCACCTCCGCGCCGCGCGAGGACGACCGCCGCTTCGGCATCTCCCTCTTCGCCGTCGACACCAAGTCCGAGGGCTACTCCATAGGCCGCAAGCTCGACAAGCTCGGCCTGAAGACCTCCGACACCGCCGAGCTGGCGTTCGTCGACGTCAAGGTCCCCGCCGAGGACCTCCTCGGCGAGGAGAACAAGGGCTTCTACTACCTCGGCAGCAACCTGCCCTCCGAGCGCTGGGGCATCGCCTACGGCGCGTACGCGCAGGCCAAGGCCGCCGTCCGGTTCGCCAAGCAGTACGTGCAGGAGCGCACCGTCTTCGGCAAGCCGGTCGCCTCCTTCCAGAACACCAAGTTCGAGCTGGCCGCCTGCCAGGCCGAGGTGGACGCCGCGGAGGCCGTCGCCGACCGCGCCCTTGAGGCCCTGGACGCCGGTGAGCTGACCGCCGCCGAGGCCGCGTCCGCGAAGCTGTTCAACACCGAGGTCGCGCACCGCGTCATCGACAAGTGCCTCCAGCTGCACGGCGGCTACGGCTTCATGAACGAGTACCCGATCGCCCGCCTGTACGCGGACAACCGCGTCAACCGCATCTACGGCGGCACCAGCGAGGTCATGAAGATGATCATCGCCAAGGACATGGGCCTGTGAAGAAGGACATCGGCCGGTAAAGATCGCCCTGTAGAACTGCATTCATGAACCAGGCACTTGAGTCCCTCCTCGATCTGCTCGACCTGGAGCAGATCGAGGAGGACATCTTCCGGGGCATGAGCCGCTCGGCTCTCGTCCCGCGCGTCTTCGGCGGCCAGGTGGCCGCCCAGGCGCTCGTGGCGGCCGGCCGCACGGTCCCCGCCGACCGGCCCGCCCACTCCCTGCACGCGTACTTCCTGCGTGCCGGGGACCCGGGCGCGCCGATCGTCTACACCGTCGACCGGATCCGCGACGGCCGCTCCTTCACCACCCGCCGGGTCGTCGCCGTCCAGCACGGGCAGCCGATCTTCCACCTCTCCGCGTCCTTCCAGACGCACGAGGAGGGCCTGGAGCACCAGACCGGGATGCCGTCGGCGCCGGACCCGGAGACGCTGCCGACCGCCGCCGAGATGCTGCCGCGCCATCTGCCGGCCGACGTCGCCGAGCGCCTTGTCGAGGCCCGCGCGGCCGTCGATCTGCGCTATGCGGACGTGCCGCCCTGGGGCACGGTCGGGCAGCCGCGGGAGCCGCGCTCCCAGGTGTGGTTCCGCACCAACGGCAAGCTGGCCGACCACCCCTTGCTGCACGTCTGCCTCGCCACGTACGTCTCCGACATGACGCTGCTCGACTCGGTGCTGCTCGCGCACGGCCGGGGCGGCTGGGCGGTCGGCGACGTCGTCGGCGCGTCGCTCGACCACGCGATGTGGTTCCACCGCCCCTTCAGGGCGGACGAATGGCTCCTGTACGACCAGGAGTCGCCGTCGGCGTCCGGCGGGCGCGGCCTCGGCCAGGCACGCATCTGGACGCAGGACGGACAGCTCGCGGTGACGGTGATCCAGGAGGGCGTGGTCCGCGTCCCCCGGGGCTGACCTGTGGAGCTGCTGCCGGACCCGATGGGCGCCGTGCCGGGAGCGTCTGGGATGCCACTCCCGAGAGCCAATGGCGGGCATGCCGTAACCAGTGTGCGGCTGACGCGTTAGTACGACTGTCACGTCGGCAGCAACTTGCCCATGGCGTGACAGATCAGGCGGGTCTCGTACTCGCCTCCGCCGCCGGGAGGGTGGTGGCCGGACGGGCATGACCCGTCAAACTCCCCGGAGCGATCCAGGGGAGAGTCTCACGCAGTTCGCGGGAGAGAACTCCAAGACGGCATCCACACCCTGATGCGCGTCAGACAGCCCAACGGGCTGGTTGCTCCGGACGTAGCCTCAGTGACGTCCCAGCTGGAGCGGTCCGCCTCGTCGCGCACCGGCCTCAAGCAGGCGCGCGGCGAGGCGGACCGCTTCGGGGTGAAGCTCAGGCGCTATCTGCGGCACACCCCCGACACCGCGGTGAAGGCCGTGGTCCTCGAGGACTCCGCGGCGCTCGCCGGCCTCGCGCTCGCCGCGGCCGGTCTGCTCGGCGGGCAGCTCACCGGGTCCGGCGTCTACGACGGCATCGCGTCGCTGTGCATCGGCGTGCTGCTCGTGTACGTCGCCTGGGTCCTCGGGCACGCCAACTCCGAGCTGCTCATCGGGCGCCCGCTGCCCCAGGAGATGCGGCAGCACATCCGCGAGGAACTCCTCGCCTCCGAGCACGTCGAGGCCGTCCTCGAACTGACCACCCTGTTGCAGGGGCCGCGCGAGGCGCTCGTCGCCGCCAAGGTCGACTTCCGCGACACCTCCACGGCGGCCCAGGTCGAATGGGCCTGTGAGCAGGCCGAGCGGCGGCTGCGCGAGCGGTTCCCCGCCGTACGCCGCGTCTACCTGGACCCGACGCCGGGATTCACGCAGCGGCGCGAGGAGGGCCTCAACCCGTGGCCGTAAGTCCCGTGGCCGTGAGTCCCGTGGCCGTGATTCAGGCCTCCGGAGTGAGCCCCGCCGAGTCCAGGAGGTACGCCGTCATCGGGTCGTAGAAGCGCGGGCTCGTGACGTGGTCGTCCAGCGGGACCGTCACCTGGAGGGTGCCCTCGGCCTCGCCGATGAACAGCGCCGGGTCGTTGCAGTCCGCGTACCCGACGGAGTCGATGCCGCGCTGGCCGGCCCGTCCAGCCCAGCCGTGGTCGGCGACGACCAGGTTCGGCTGCGGGCGGCCCTCGCGCTCCAGGCCGTCCAGGATCGCGTTCATCGGCTCCGGGGAGTGCGTGTGCCACAGCGTCGCGCCGCGCTCCAGCATCGCCACGTCCGCGAACTGGAAGACCATGCCCTCGTCGGCGGTGAGGCCCTCCGGGATGACGACGATCTCGCAGCCCGCCGTGCGCAGGGCGGCCGCCGTCGCGCGGTGCACGTCGAGCAGGCCCCCGGGGTGGCCGGTCGCGAAAAGGACCCGCTCCTTGCCGGCGGCCGCCTTCCGGAGGCGTGCGGCCATCCGCTCCAGGGCGTCGACCGTCAGCTCCGGGTCGATCGTGTCCTGCCCCTGCCGGTACTCCGCGTCGTCGATGACACCGCACCGCTCGGCCATCACCGCGAGGACGTCCTGCTCGTCGCTCCAGCGGTCGCCGAGCTCCAGGCCGAGCCAGTAGTGGCGGTCGCCGTTCGCGAGCTTCCTGTAGTGGCTGAGGTTGTTCTCGCGGGGGGTGGCGACGTCGCCCGCGATGCGGGAGCGTACGAGGTGGTCGACGAGCGCGGCACGGCTGGGTATCGGCATGGCTCCTATTCTGCCGTCCGTGACCGTGCGGTGGCGGGCTGTCCCGATGCCTGGACCGTGTGATGTGCGCCAAGCGCTGCGCTGGGCTTGAGCAGTGGCGGTCTGTTCCCGACTGCGGGCCGTATGTGGCTGAGCGCGCAGTTCCCCGCGCCCCTTACGGGGCGCCCCCCCCGGCGCCTCTTAAGAGGTTCGCTTTAGCGCGAACCACAGCTCCATGCGGACATCGGGATCGTCCAAATCTGCCTCCAGTAGTGCCGCGCATCGCGCGACGCGTTGGCGCACCGTGTTGCGGTGCACCCCCAGTGCCGTTGCCGTGCGGTCCCAACTGCCGTGCAGGGAGAGCCAGGTGCGCAGGGTCTCGGTGAGGGCCTGGCTGTCGCCCAGCGGGGCGAGCAGCACGCGCGCGTGGGCGTCGGCCTCGGCGGGCGCGACCAGCGCGGCGATGCCCGCCTCACGGTGCCGGACCAGCGGCGTGCGGGTCGCTTCCGCGCGGCGCAGGGCGCGGGCCGCCTGGGCGTCGGCGGCGGGCAGGTCGCCGGTGGCGGCGGGTGCGGAGGCGCCGAGCGTCCAGCCGGGCTGCTCGGCGATCTCGCGGTCGGCGGGGAGCAGCAGCCGTGCGACGCTCTCGCCCGCGTCGACCAGGCCGCAGTCCAGCGCCGCCGCGAGCGCGGACGCGGCCATGGCACGGGCCACCGGATCGGCGTCCGCGTCCCCGCGCGCGTGCACCACGGTCCAGCGCTCGGCCCCCAGGAGTGGTGTGACATCGCCGGCCGTCGCCCCGAGCAGCAGCCGCACCAGCGCCGCCGAGCGCGTGGACTCGGCGGCCCCCTGGTGCTTGCCGGTGAGGAGGGAGAGGAGAACGATCGCGACGCCGGTGATGGTGTGGTCCCCGGGTTCGCGCTGCTCGGCGGCGACACCGAGCGCGAAGCCCTGACCGCCGCCGAGCGCGTACGCGGCGAGCTGGGTGCCGCCCACGGAGTCGGTGGCGGACGCGGGGCTCGGGCCGGTCCTGCCGCCGGGGCGCACCACCCCGGCGAGGTCGCACAGCGCGTTGCGGGCTCCCGGCTCCGGCACTGTCCCCGCCGTGTGCAGCACCGCTCCGTCCGGCGCGTACAGGACCGTCCAACCGCCCAGGCGCGCCGCCAGCTGCCGCAGCACCGCCGGGACCGGGTCCGGCCGTGCCGCCGCCGTGGCGAGCCCTTGCTGGGCCTCCGTCACCCGGCGCAGCTCCGCGTGCCTGGCCTCCGCCACCAGCTGCCACACCGCGCGGGCGACCCCGCTGAACGTCGTACGCGGCGGCACCTCCAGAAGGGGCAGCCCATAGCGGTCGCAGGCCGTCACCAGGGCGCGCGGCACCGTGTCGTGCACCGGCGCCACTCCGAAGCCGAGCGCCGCGCCGCCCGCCTCCACGATGCGCGCCACGTAGTCGTCGAGATAGACGCCCGCGCCCGCCGGGTCCGTGATGTGCACGCCCGCCGTCAACAGCATCTCGCCGCCCAGGAGATACGGATACGGGTCCGCCATCTCCGAGGTGTGCACCCAGTGGATGGCCGCCCCGGAGCCGGCGGCGTCGGGGCCCGCGATCTGGCGCAGGCCCAGGTCCTCCCGGGCCAGGAGGGCGGTCAGCGGGACGGGCGGGGTCGGGGGAGCGATGGACGAGGCAGGTGGGCCAGGTGAGCCGGCTGATGAAGCTGAGCCGGCTGATGAAGCTGAGGCAGATGATGCGGCAGGGTCCGGCACGGTGGACGTTCCATCCATCTCGGTCGCTGGGAGTGGATGAAACGTACACTTCAGCGTTGCTTTCCGGCCACCTAAGGTCGTGCCGACCGCAGGCCGCGGGTACGGGCGGATGTCCCCACGGCCGGTCATCACCCCCATCTGCACGACACGCCACCGAGGTGCGCGAAGGAGGCCCCCTTTATGGCCGTCGACTACACAGTGATCGTCGTCTATCTCGCCGGCATGCTCGCCATGGGCTGGTGGGGCATGCGCCGCGCCAAGTCCAAGAGCGAGTTCCTGGTCGCGGGACGCCGCCTCGGGCCGTGGATGTACTCCGGGACCATGGCAGCCATCGTCCTCGGCGGCGCGTCCACCATCGGCGGCGTCGGCCTCGGCTACCAGTACGGGCTCTCCGGCGCCTGGATGGTCGTCACCATCGGCCTCGGCCTGCTCGCGCTGAGCGTCTTCTTCTCGGCGCGCATAGCACGGCTGAAGGTCTACACCGTCTCCGAGATGCTCGACCTCCGCTACGGCGGCCGCGCGGGCGTCATCTCCGGAGTCGTCATGTGGGCGTACACGCTGATGCTCGCGGTCACCTCGACCATCGCGTACGCCACGATCTTCGACGTCATCTTCGACATGAACCGCACGCTCGCGATCATCCTCGGCGGCTCCATCGTCGTCGCGTACTCGACGCTCGGCGGCATGTGGTCGATCACGCTCACCGACATGGTGCAGTTCGTGG encodes:
- a CDS encoding carboxyl transferase domain-containing protein codes for the protein MQQAPVLGSAADPASEAWRTNEAAHTALVEGLRAKLAAARLGGGERARARHVARGKLLPRDRVDALLDPGSPFLELAPLAADGLYGGDAPAAGVIAGIGRVSGRTCVIVANDATVKGGTYYPMTVKKHLRAQEVALENRLPCLYLVDSGGAFLPMQDDVFPDREHFGRIFYNQARMSGAGVPQIAAVLGSCTAGGAYVPAMSDEAVIVRNQGTIFLGGPPLVKAATGEVVTAEELGGGEVHSRVSGVTDHLAEDDAHALRIVRTIVSTLPERGELPWSVRAVEEPKVDPLGLYGAVPTDSRTPYDVREVIARVVDGSRFAEFKAEYGQTLVTGFAHIHGHPVGIIANNGILFSESAQKGAHFIELCDQRGIPLVFLQNISGFMVGRDYEAGGIAKHGAKMVTAVACTRVPKLTVVVGGSYGAGNYSMCGRAYSPRFLWMWPNAKISVMGGEQAASVLATVKRDQLEGRGEEWSAADEEAFKDPVRAQYEQQGNAYYATARLWDDGVIDPMETRQVLGLALTACAEAPLGEPGFGVFRM
- a CDS encoding TetR/AcrR family transcriptional regulator — its product is MATRTDAPTRREQILREAARLFAERGFHGVGVDEIGAAVGISGPGLYRHFAGKDAMLAELLVGISGQLLTGGKRCVADTDGSPERVLDSLIEGHIDFALDDRSLITLHDRELDRLRDSDRKLVRQLQRQYVEIWVDVVRKVYPDLAENAARVAVHAVFGLLNSTPHLSRRDALPSRTAMAELLHRLARGAFASAVAPTA
- a CDS encoding acyl-CoA dehydrogenase family protein encodes the protein MRRTVFNEDHEAFRETLRAFIEAEVVPVHDEWFAAGEVPREFYYKLAELGLFGINVPEEFGGAGMDSHKFEAIQYEETSRAGVTFGGSGVHVLLALPYIKMLATDEQKKRYLEKFVSAEEMWALAMTEPGTGSDVAGMKTTAKLSEDGTHYVLNGSKTFITGGVHADRVIVCARTSAPREDDRRFGISLFAVDTKSEGYSIGRKLDKLGLKTSDTAELAFVDVKVPAEDLLGEENKGFYYLGSNLPSERWGIAYGAYAQAKAAVRFAKQYVQERTVFGKPVASFQNTKFELAACQAEVDAAEAVADRALEALDAGELTAAEAASAKLFNTEVAHRVIDKCLQLHGGYGFMNEYPIARLYADNRVNRIYGGTSEVMKMIIAKDMGL
- a CDS encoding acyl-CoA thioesterase II, with translation MNQALESLLDLLDLEQIEEDIFRGMSRSALVPRVFGGQVAAQALVAAGRTVPADRPAHSLHAYFLRAGDPGAPIVYTVDRIRDGRSFTTRRVVAVQHGQPIFHLSASFQTHEEGLEHQTGMPSAPDPETLPTAAEMLPRHLPADVAERLVEARAAVDLRYADVPPWGTVGQPREPRSQVWFRTNGKLADHPLLHVCLATYVSDMTLLDSVLLAHGRGGWAVGDVVGASLDHAMWFHRPFRADEWLLYDQESPSASGGRGLGQARIWTQDGQLAVTVIQEGVVRVPRG
- a CDS encoding phosphatase, with the translated sequence MPIPSRAALVDHLVRSRIAGDVATPRENNLSHYRKLANGDRHYWLGLELGDRWSDEQDVLAVMAERCGVIDDAEYRQGQDTIDPELTVDALERMAARLRKAAAGKERVLFATGHPGGLLDVHRATAAALRTAGCEIVVIPEGLTADEGMVFQFADVAMLERGATLWHTHSPEPMNAILDGLEREGRPQPNLVVADHGWAGRAGQRGIDSVGYADCNDPALFIGEAEGTLQVTVPLDDHVTSPRFYDPMTAYLLDSAGLTPEA